One part of the Arabidopsis thaliana chromosome 1 sequence genome encodes these proteins:
- a CDS encoding ENTH/VHS family protein (ENTH/VHS family protein; CONTAINS InterPro DOMAIN/s: Epsin, N-terminal (InterPro:IPR001026), Epsin-like, N-terminal (InterPro:IPR013809), ENTH/VHS (InterPro:IPR008942); BEST Arabidopsis thaliana protein match is: ENTH/VHS family protein (TAIR:AT3G46540.1); Has 902 Blast hits to 902 proteins in 167 species: Archae - 0; Bacteria - 0; Metazoa - 537; Fungi - 217; Plants - 109; Viruses - 0; Other Eukaryotes - 39 (source: NCBI BLink).) — protein sequence MSKLMQNPVLHELKKQASFFIKEKIKTARLAVTDVTAEELLTEEVTGSDHSSIDSRSMAAITRVSFEVDQFQRIVKILRQRMVVFDRKEWRGMCNTLSMLNHLLLNGPLSVFSEFQHERAIIEDAIKMEWIDERGFDCGLKVRNIAEKVLRLLEDDMFLKDERERNRKQSIGRITGFGNSSFVIHSETNNGRDGSLMLSNHQTCENDCIADDHPFVENEHKTAQLLLSSST from the exons ATGTCTAAGCTTATGCAGAATCCGGTGTTACATGAATTGAAGAAGCaagcttctttcttcatcaaggAAAAGATCAAGACTGCTCGTCTTGCTGTAACCGATGTTACTGCAGAAGAACT ATTGACAGAAGAAGTTACGGGCAGCGATCACTCATCCATAGACTCACGCTCCATGGCGGCCATAAcaagagtttcttttgagGTTGATCAATTCCAAAGAATCGTGAAGATTCTACGTCAAAG aatgGTAGTGTTTGATAGAAAGGAATGGCGCGGCATGTGCAACACGTTGTCAATGTTGAACCACTTGTTGCTCAATGGCCCACTAAGTGTATTCAGTGAGTTTCAACATGAGAGAGCTATTATTGAAGATGCTATAAAGATGGAGTGGATTGATGAGAGAGGGTTCGATTGTGGTCTAAAGGTTCGAAACATAGCCGAGAAAGTACTAAGATTGCTTGAAGACGACATGTTTCTTAAAGATGAGCGAGAAAGAAACCGTAAGCAAAGCATTGGTCGGATCACAGGATTTGGAAACTCGAGTTTTGTCATACATTCTGAAACGAACAACGGACGAGACGGCTCGTTAATGTTGAGTAACCATCAAACTTGTGAAAATGATTGTATCGCGGATGATCATCCATTCGTCGAAAATGAGCACAAGACTGCTCAActcttgctttcttcttcgaCTTAG
- the CJD1 gene encoding Chloroplast J-like domain 1 (Chloroplast J-like domain 1 (CJD1); LOCATED IN: chloroplast, chloroplast envelope; EXPRESSED IN: 23 plant structures; EXPRESSED DURING: 14 growth stages; Has 82 Blast hits to 80 proteins in 30 species: Archae - 0; Bacteria - 24; Metazoa - 0; Fungi - 0; Plants - 50; Viruses - 0; Other Eukaryotes - 8 (source: NCBI BLink).): MAPALSTSCSSVMAFSTSNALRYHHPQISLRNSLRAPKSPSFVRLPLGKVLQSRIVIRAASSAAGNPQSDADFNPYEVLGVNPIEGFDKIKQTYGRKLKDAQRSGDEATAALLEKAYDKLMYAQLMNRKKGVTFGSFKVSKDIKYADKQPIIPWGPRFSRSSKNDMLINLAISVVFSAWIAIKRNVEYKPLQFMSFVFVYRIFEKLKSFEAPSSPIYNEEGEESGRGLRMGKRLLRSLSLVFGSILLASLAYTGFLNGIEYMGYSIPMVLYNNQELIVTASSAFMLYVIASFYR; this comes from the exons ATGGCTCCCGCACTATCTACTTCTTGCTCCTCCGTCATGGCTTTCTCAACATCAAACGCGCTTCGTTACCATCATCCTCAAATTTCTCTCAGGAACTCTCTTCGCGCTCCCAAATCGCCTTCTTTTGTCAG GCTTCCCCTCGGAAAGGTGTTACAGAGCAGGATTGTGATACGTGCTGCTTCGTCTGCGGCTGGTAATCCACAGTCTGATGCTGACTTTAATCCGTATGAG GTTCTTGGTGTTAACCCTATAGAGGGATTTGACAAGATCAAGCAAACTTATGGAAGGAAACTTAAAGATGCTCAGAGGAGCGGTGATGAAGCCACTGCTGCTCTA CTTGAGAAGGCATATGATAAGCTCATGTATGCCCAGTTGATGAATAGGAAAAAGGGTGTGACTTTTGGTTCGTTTAAG GTTTCCAAGGACATTAAATATGCTGATAAGCAGCCCATTATACCATGGGGTCCAAG GTTTTCCAGGTCCTCCAAGAATGATATGTTGATCAACCTAGCAATATCAGTTGTGTTT aGTGCATGGATTGCGATAAAACGTAATGTTGAATACAAACCGCTGCAGTTCATgtcttttgtatttgtttacaGAATTTTTGAGAAATTAAAATCCTTTGAAGCACCTTCATCTCCAATATATAAC GAGGAAGGCGAAGAAAGTGGACGGGGATTGAGAATGGGAAAGAGGCTTCTTCGTTCTCTTTCCTTAGTTTTTGGCTCTATACTCTTAGCATCTTTG GCATACACTGGGTTCTTAAATGGCATCGAGTACATGGGCTACTCCATACCCATGGTTCTTTACAACAACCag GAACTTATAGTGACGGCGTCATCGGCTTTCATGCTCTATGTTATAGCGTCGTTTTACAGATAA
- a CDS encoding ENTH/VHS family protein gives MAAITRVSFEVDQFQRIVKILRQRMVVFDRKEWRGMCNTLSMLNHLLLNGPLSVFSEFQHERAIIEDAIKMEWIDERGFDCGLKVRNIAEKVLRLLEDDMFLKDERERNRKQSIGRITGFGNSSFVIHSETNNGRDGSLMLSNHQTCENDCIADDHPFVENEHKTAQLLLSSST, from the exons ATGGCGGCCATAAcaagagtttcttttgagGTTGATCAATTCCAAAGAATCGTGAAGATTCTACGTCAAAG aatgGTAGTGTTTGATAGAAAGGAATGGCGCGGCATGTGCAACACGTTGTCAATGTTGAACCACTTGTTGCTCAATGGCCCACTAAGTGTATTCAGTGAGTTTCAACATGAGAGAGCTATTATTGAAGATGCTATAAAGATGGAGTGGATTGATGAGAGAGGGTTCGATTGTGGTCTAAAGGTTCGAAACATAGCCGAGAAAGTACTAAGATTGCTTGAAGACGACATGTTTCTTAAAGATGAGCGAGAAAGAAACCGTAAGCAAAGCATTGGTCGGATCACAGGATTTGGAAACTCGAGTTTTGTCATACATTCTGAAACGAACAACGGACGAGACGGCTCGTTAATGTTGAGTAACCATCAAACTTGTGAAAATGATTGTATCGCGGATGATCATCCATTCGTCGAAAATGAGCACAAGACTGCTCAActcttgctttcttcttcgaCTTAG
- the PPCK1 gene encoding phosphoenolpyruvate carboxylase kinase 1 (phosphoenolpyruvate carboxylase kinase 1 (PPCK1); FUNCTIONS IN: protein serine/threonine kinase activity, kinase activity; INVOLVED IN: protein amino acid phosphorylation; LOCATED IN: cellular_component unknown; EXPRESSED IN: 20 plant structures; EXPRESSED DURING: 13 growth stages; CONTAINS InterPro DOMAIN/s: Protein kinase, ATP binding site (InterPro:IPR017441), Serine/threonine-protein kinase domain (InterPro:IPR002290), Serine/threonine-protein kinase-like domain (InterPro:IPR017442), Protein kinase-like domain (InterPro:IPR011009), Serine/threonine-protein kinase, active site (InterPro:IPR008271), Protein kinase, catalytic domain (InterPro:IPR000719), Calcium-dependent protein kinase (InterPro:IPR020642), Calcium/calmodulin-dependent protein kinase-like (InterPro:IPR020636), Tyrosine-protein kinase, catalytic domain (InterPro:IPR020635); BEST Arabidopsis thaliana protein match is: phosphoenolpyruvate carboxylase kinase 2 (TAIR:AT3G04530.1).): protein MTCSQTLGNNNTNKYQICEEIGRGRFGTVSRVYAPATGDFFACKTIDKASLSDDLDRACLDNEPKLMALLSYHPNIVQIHDLIDTDSTLSIFMELVHPSVSIYDRLVSSGTFFEPQTASFAKQILQALSHCHRYGVVHRDIKPENILVDLRNDTVKICDFGSGIWLGEGETTEGVVGTPYYVAPEVLMGYSYGEKVDLWSAGVVLYTMLAGTPPFYGETAEEIFEAVLRGNLRFPTKIFRGVSSMAKDFLRKLICKDASRRFSAEQALSWFNDKVN, encoded by the exons ATGACTTGCAGCCAAACACTCggaaacaacaacaccaacaaaTACCAGATCTGCGAGGAGATCGGCCGTGGCCGTTTCGGCACCGTCTCTCGCGTCTACGCTCCGGCCACCGGTGATTTCTTCGCTTGCAAAACCATCGACAAAGCCTCTCTCTCCGACGACCTTGACCGTGCCTGTCTCGACAACGAGCCTAAGCTCATGGCTCTCTTGTCCTATCACCCTAACATCGTTCAAATCCATGATCTCATCGACACTGATTCGACTCTCTCCATCTTCATGGAGCTCGTCCATCCCTCTGTTTCGATCTACGACCGTCTCGTCTCTTCTGGAACCTTCTTTGAGCCTCAGACGGCGTCGTTCGCTAAACAGATTCTCCAGGCGCTTTCGCATTGTCACCGATACGGCGTCGTTCACAGGGATATTAAACCGGAGAACATTCTGGTAGATCTACGAAACGATACGGTTAAGATCTGCGATTTCGGTTCAGGGATTTGGTTAGGTGAGGGAGAGACCACCGAAGGAGTCGTCGGAACGCCGTATTACGTGGCGCCGGAGGTTTTAATGGGATATTCTTACGGAGAGAAGGTCGATCTATGGAGCGCCGGCGTCGTTTTGTACACGATGCTCGCTGGAACTCCACCGTTTTACGGCGAGACAGCTGAAGAGATATTCGAAGCGGTACTCAGAGGAAATCTCCGTTTTCCGACGAAGATATTCCGGGGGGTTTCATCTATGGCTAAAGATTTCCTAAGGAAATTGATATGCAAAGATGCTTCTAGAAGATTCTCAGCCGAACAAGCATTAA GTTGGTTTAATGATAAAGTGAACtaa
- the MGP2 gene encoding MALE GAMETOPHYTE DEFECTIVE 2: protein MCLGVTIMLLQANRGLGLSAHIIDHCNLILKFPEGTNSTWYNAQFKVFEALEFKYNVCEAVLLWEQYRNMTTVLTREYLDVRPDGWLDYAAMRIAQLGADKCYNRTLCEEHLNVILPAKPPFHPRQFHKCAVVGNSGDLLKTEFGEEIDSHDAVFRDNEAPVNEKYAKYVGVKRDFRLVVRGAARNMIKILNGSDNEVLIIKSVTHRDFNEMIKRIPNPVYLFQGIVLRRGAKGTGMKSIELALSMCDIVDIYGFTVDPGYTEWTRYFSTPRKGHNPLQGRAYYQLLECLGVQITC, encoded by the exons ATGTGTTTGGGAGTTACAATAATGTTGTTGCAGGCTAACAGAGGGCTTGGACTCTCTGCCCATATTATCGATCACTGTAATCTTATCCTCAAGTTCCCTGAAGGCACTAACAGTACTTGG TACAATGCacaatttaaagtttttgaagCATTGGAGTTCAAGTATAATGTTTGTGAGGCAGTTCTCTTATGGGAGCAG TACCGCAATATGACTACAGTATTGACAAGAGAATACCTCGATGTACGCCCTGATGGGTGGTTGGACTACGCAGCTATGAGAATTGCACAGTT GGGAGCTGATAAGTGTTATAATCGTACATTGTGTGAAGAGCATCTTAATGTGATTCTTCCAGCGAAGCCTCCTTTTCACCCACGGCAGTTTCATAAATGCGCTGTTGTTGGAAATTCTGGAGATCTGTTAAAAACAGAGTTCGGAGAAGAGATTGACAGTCATGATGCTGTATTTCGAGACAATGAAGCTCCTGTCAATGAG AAGTATGCCAAGTACGTAGGAGTGAAAAGGGATTTCCGACTAGTTGTTCGTGGTGCAGCTCGTAACATGATTAAGATTCTCAATGGGTCTG ACAATGAAGTGCTTATAATAAAAAGTGTGACCCACCGAGACTTCAATGAAATGATAAAG CGTATACCAAACCCTGTTTATCTTTTCCAAGGAATTGTCCTACGCAGAGGTGCCAAAGGAACCGGGATGAAATCCATTGAACTAGCATTGTCCATGTGCGATATTGTTGACATATATGGTTTCACTGTTGATCCTGGATACACAGAGTG GACGCGTTACTTTTCCACGCCAAGGAAAGGGCACAACCCACTTCAAGGAAGGGCATACTACCAACTTCTAGAGTGTCTTGGTGTACAGATAACTTGTTAA
- the MGP2 gene encoding MALE GAMETOPHYTE DEFECTIVE 2 (MALE GAMETOPHYTE DEFECTIVE 2 (MGP2); FUNCTIONS IN: transferase activity, transferring glycosyl groups, sialyltransferase activity; INVOLVED IN: protein amino acid glycosylation; LOCATED IN: Golgi apparatus, membrane; EXPRESSED IN: 22 plant structures; EXPRESSED DURING: 13 growth stages; CONTAINS InterPro DOMAIN/s: Glycosyl transferase, family 29 (InterPro:IPR001675); BEST Arabidopsis thaliana protein match is: Glycosyltransferase family 29 (sialyltransferase) family protein (TAIR:AT3G48820.1); Has 1529 Blast hits to 1526 proteins in 78 species: Archae - 0; Bacteria - 0; Metazoa - 1325; Fungi - 0; Plants - 155; Viruses - 13; Other Eukaryotes - 36 (source: NCBI BLink).), with protein sequence MRSHQAGRKLPLLQLLGCVAVFSVFVFTIQSSFFADNNRKLDLQPEDIQILSDFQSSVQQCVANRGLGLSAHIIDHCNLILKFPEGTNSTWYNAQFKVFEALEFKYNVCEAVLLWEQYRNMTTVLTREYLDVRPDGWLDYAAMRIAQLGADKCYNRTLCEEHLNVILPAKPPFHPRQFHKCAVVGNSGDLLKTEFGEEIDSHDAVFRDNEAPVNEKYAKYVGVKRDFRLVVRGAARNMIKILNGSDNEVLIIKSVTHRDFNEMIKRIPNPVYLFQGIVLRRGAKGTGMKSIELALSMCDIVDIYGFTVDPGYTEWTRYFSTPRKGHNPLQGRAYYQLLECLGVIRIHSPMRSERKEDWSSVPSREMISRAHTAALRLQRSQQPTSSKRDGSGQFGNCKVWGDADPTKGPVSGSPDMSETRKKSNYKKWEVMPFRSLRKEARDHYIQMKGVSQYKMDGNKLDDLVCVRHPLKLDT encoded by the exons ATGAGATCTCACCAAGCTGGCCGCAAACTTCcgcttcttcaacttctcgGCTGCGTCGCTGTTTTCTCCGTTTTCGTTTTCACCATCCAATCTTCCTTCTTCGCAG ATAATAATCGTAAACTAGATCTTCAGCCGGAAGATATCCAGATCTTGTCAGATTTTCAGTCCAGCGTTCAACAGTGCGTG GCTAACAGAGGGCTTGGACTCTCTGCCCATATTATCGATCACTGTAATCTTATCCTCAAGTTCCCTGAAGGCACTAACAGTACTTGG TACAATGCacaatttaaagtttttgaagCATTGGAGTTCAAGTATAATGTTTGTGAGGCAGTTCTCTTATGGGAGCAG TACCGCAATATGACTACAGTATTGACAAGAGAATACCTCGATGTACGCCCTGATGGGTGGTTGGACTACGCAGCTATGAGAATTGCACAGTT GGGAGCTGATAAGTGTTATAATCGTACATTGTGTGAAGAGCATCTTAATGTGATTCTTCCAGCGAAGCCTCCTTTTCACCCACGGCAGTTTCATAAATGCGCTGTTGTTGGAAATTCTGGAGATCTGTTAAAAACAGAGTTCGGAGAAGAGATTGACAGTCATGATGCTGTATTTCGAGACAATGAAGCTCCTGTCAATGAG AAGTATGCCAAGTACGTAGGAGTGAAAAGGGATTTCCGACTAGTTGTTCGTGGTGCAGCTCGTAACATGATTAAGATTCTCAATGGGTCTG ACAATGAAGTGCTTATAATAAAAAGTGTGACCCACCGAGACTTCAATGAAATGATAAAG CGTATACCAAACCCTGTTTATCTTTTCCAAGGAATTGTCCTACGCAGAGGTGCCAAAGGAACCGGGATGAAATCCATTGAACTAGCATTGTCCATGTGCGATATTGTTGACATATATGGTTTCACTGTTGATCCTGGATACACAGAGTG GACGCGTTACTTTTCCACGCCAAGGAAAGGGCACAACCCACTTCAAGGAAGGGCATACTACCAACTTCTAGAGTGTCTTGGT GTAATACGGATCCATTCTCCCATGAGATCCGAGAGAAAGGAGGACTGGTCAAGTGTGCCAAGTCGTGAAATGATAAGCAGAGCTCACACAGCTGCCTTACGCCTACAAAGGAGCCAACAGCCAACTAGTTCGAAGAGGGATGGGTCAGGACAATTCGGTAATTGCAAGGTGTGGGGCGATGCAGACCCTACAAAAGGACCTGTCTCGGGATCTCCGGACATGAGTGAGACCAGGAAGAAGTCAAATTACAAGAAATGGGAAGTGATGCCGTTTAGGAGCTTAAGAAAGGAAGCTAGGGATCACTATATCCAAATGAAAGGCGTGTCACAGTATAAGATGGATGGAAATAAGCTGGACGATCTGGTTTGCGTGAGGCATCCACTGAAATTAGATacgtaa
- the MGP2 gene encoding MALE GAMETOPHYTE DEFECTIVE 2 (MALE GAMETOPHYTE DEFECTIVE 2 (MGP2); FUNCTIONS IN: transferase activity, transferring glycosyl groups, sialyltransferase activity; INVOLVED IN: protein amino acid glycosylation; LOCATED IN: Golgi apparatus, membrane; EXPRESSED IN: 22 plant structures; EXPRESSED DURING: 13 growth stages; CONTAINS InterPro DOMAIN/s: Glycosyl transferase, family 29 (InterPro:IPR001675); BEST Arabidopsis thaliana protein match is: Glycosyltransferase family 29 (sialyltransferase) family protein (TAIR:AT3G48820.1); Has 1514 Blast hits to 1511 proteins in 76 species: Archae - 0; Bacteria - 0; Metazoa - 1320; Fungi - 0; Plants - 145; Viruses - 13; Other Eukaryotes - 36 (source: NCBI BLink).) → MRSHQAGRKLPLLQLLGCVAVFSVFVFTIQSSFFADNNRKLDLQPEDIQILSDFQSSVQQCVANRGLGLSAHIIDHCNLILKFPEGTNSTWYNAQFKVFEALEFKYNVCEAVLLWEQYRNMTTVLTREYLDVRPDGWLDYAAMRIAQLGADKCYNRTLCEEHLNVILPAKPPFHPRQFHKCAVVGNSGDLLKTEFGEEIDSHDAVFRDNEAPVNEKYAKYVGVKRDFRLVVRGAARNMIKILNGSDNEVLIIKSVTHRDFNEMIKRIPNPVYLFQGIVLRRGAKGTGMKSIELALSMCDIVDIYGFTVDPGYTEWTRYFSTPRKGHNPLQGRAYYQLLECLGVQITC, encoded by the exons ATGAGATCTCACCAAGCTGGCCGCAAACTTCcgcttcttcaacttctcgGCTGCGTCGCTGTTTTCTCCGTTTTCGTTTTCACCATCCAATCTTCCTTCTTCGCAG ATAATAATCGTAAACTAGATCTTCAGCCGGAAGATATCCAGATCTTGTCAGATTTTCAGTCCAGCGTTCAACAGTGCGTG GCTAACAGAGGGCTTGGACTCTCTGCCCATATTATCGATCACTGTAATCTTATCCTCAAGTTCCCTGAAGGCACTAACAGTACTTGG TACAATGCacaatttaaagtttttgaagCATTGGAGTTCAAGTATAATGTTTGTGAGGCAGTTCTCTTATGGGAGCAG TACCGCAATATGACTACAGTATTGACAAGAGAATACCTCGATGTACGCCCTGATGGGTGGTTGGACTACGCAGCTATGAGAATTGCACAGTT GGGAGCTGATAAGTGTTATAATCGTACATTGTGTGAAGAGCATCTTAATGTGATTCTTCCAGCGAAGCCTCCTTTTCACCCACGGCAGTTTCATAAATGCGCTGTTGTTGGAAATTCTGGAGATCTGTTAAAAACAGAGTTCGGAGAAGAGATTGACAGTCATGATGCTGTATTTCGAGACAATGAAGCTCCTGTCAATGAG AAGTATGCCAAGTACGTAGGAGTGAAAAGGGATTTCCGACTAGTTGTTCGTGGTGCAGCTCGTAACATGATTAAGATTCTCAATGGGTCTG ACAATGAAGTGCTTATAATAAAAAGTGTGACCCACCGAGACTTCAATGAAATGATAAAG CGTATACCAAACCCTGTTTATCTTTTCCAAGGAATTGTCCTACGCAGAGGTGCCAAAGGAACCGGGATGAAATCCATTGAACTAGCATTGTCCATGTGCGATATTGTTGACATATATGGTTTCACTGTTGATCCTGGATACACAGAGTG GACGCGTTACTTTTCCACGCCAAGGAAAGGGCACAACCCACTTCAAGGAAGGGCATACTACCAACTTCTAGAGTGTCTTGGTGTACAGATAACTTGTTAA
- the PPCK1 gene encoding phosphoenolpyruvate carboxylase kinase 1 (phosphoenolpyruvate carboxylase kinase 1 (PPCK1); FUNCTIONS IN: protein serine/threonine kinase activity, kinase activity; INVOLVED IN: protein amino acid phosphorylation; LOCATED IN: cellular_component unknown; EXPRESSED IN: 20 plant structures; EXPRESSED DURING: 13 growth stages; CONTAINS InterPro DOMAIN/s: Protein kinase, ATP binding site (InterPro:IPR017441), Protein kinase, catalytic domain (InterPro:IPR000719), Serine/threonine-protein kinase domain (InterPro:IPR002290), Calcium-dependent protein kinase (InterPro:IPR020642), Calcium/calmodulin-dependent protein kinase-like (InterPro:IPR020636), Serine/threonine-protein kinase-like domain (InterPro:IPR017442), Protein kinase-like domain (InterPro:IPR011009), Serine/threonine-protein kinase, active site (InterPro:IPR008271); BEST Arabidopsis thaliana protein match is: phosphoenolpyruvate carboxylase kinase 2 (TAIR:AT3G04530.1); Has 121330 Blast hits to 119354 proteins in 3292 species: Archae - 175; Bacteria - 14755; Metazoa - 43495; Fungi - 13131; Plants - 28233; Viruses - 522; Other Eukaryotes - 21019 (source: NCBI BLink).), whose protein sequence is MTCSQTLGNNNTNKYQICEEIGRGRFGTVSRVYAPATGDFFACKTIDKASLSDDLDRACLDNEPKLMALLSYHPNIVQIHDLIDTDSTLSIFMELVHPSVSIYDRLVSSGTFFEPQTASFAKQILQALSHCHRYGVVHRDIKPENILVDLRNDTVKICDFGSGIWLGEGETTEGVVGTPYYVAPEVLMGYSYGEKVDLWSAGVVLYTMLAGTPPFYGETAEEIFEAVLRGNLRFPTKIFRGVSSMAKDFLRKLICKDASRRFSAEQALRHPWIQRAGETEERFI, encoded by the exons ATGACTTGCAGCCAAACACTCggaaacaacaacaccaacaaaTACCAGATCTGCGAGGAGATCGGCCGTGGCCGTTTCGGCACCGTCTCTCGCGTCTACGCTCCGGCCACCGGTGATTTCTTCGCTTGCAAAACCATCGACAAAGCCTCTCTCTCCGACGACCTTGACCGTGCCTGTCTCGACAACGAGCCTAAGCTCATGGCTCTCTTGTCCTATCACCCTAACATCGTTCAAATCCATGATCTCATCGACACTGATTCGACTCTCTCCATCTTCATGGAGCTCGTCCATCCCTCTGTTTCGATCTACGACCGTCTCGTCTCTTCTGGAACCTTCTTTGAGCCTCAGACGGCGTCGTTCGCTAAACAGATTCTCCAGGCGCTTTCGCATTGTCACCGATACGGCGTCGTTCACAGGGATATTAAACCGGAGAACATTCTGGTAGATCTACGAAACGATACGGTTAAGATCTGCGATTTCGGTTCAGGGATTTGGTTAGGTGAGGGAGAGACCACCGAAGGAGTCGTCGGAACGCCGTATTACGTGGCGCCGGAGGTTTTAATGGGATATTCTTACGGAGAGAAGGTCGATCTATGGAGCGCCGGCGTCGTTTTGTACACGATGCTCGCTGGAACTCCACCGTTTTACGGCGAGACAGCTGAAGAGATATTCGAAGCGGTACTCAGAGGAAATCTCCGTTTTCCGACGAAGATATTCCGGGGGGTTTCATCTATGGCTAAAGATTTCCTAAGGAAATTGATATGCAAAGATGCTTCTAGAAGATTCTCAGCCGAACAAGCATTAA gGCACCCATGGATCCAAAGAGcaggagaaacagaggagagatTCATCTAG